In a genomic window of Pieris brassicae chromosome 7, ilPieBrab1.1, whole genome shotgun sequence:
- the LOC123712459 gene encoding leucine--tRNA ligase, cytoplasmic-like produces the protein MEAAHSFRIYLKNHCAVRKPKKGEAPKPERKPNKAVIWVAKEYPKWQHIILSTLKELNGPSGLPDNKVLSTKLSAINDLKKYMKRVMPFVQATRDNLQKIGPEALSVALPFDEAQLLEDNKQYLLNTLDLDAIEVKHTDSPDTPEKTIEDCAPGSPHVNFIAEPGLTVTFTNPTPMSGLFTISVTLVDGDTVEKIKAKIAKEIKAIKDISALKLWQYLDPALGPRKIPVAGDHVTKCAELVNGDGIRVHVEASRIELVQNGTNIDVGLQFVYTYDK, from the exons ATGGAGGCCGCCCATTCTTTCCGTATCTACCTCAAGAATCACTGCGCAGTCCGAAagcctaaaaaaggcgaagcGCCCAAACCGGAGCGGAAGCCGAATAAGGCGGTGATATGGGTCGCTAAGGAGTACCCGAAGTGGCAACATATCATTTTGAGTACGCTCAAGGAGTTAAATGGG CCTTCAGGTCTCCCCGATAACAAAGTATTATCAACAAAACTTTCTGCTATAAacgatcttaaaaaatatatgaaaagagtGATGCCATTCGTTCAAGCCACAAGAGATAATCTACAAAAGATTGGTCCCGAAGCACTCTCTGTTGCCTTGCCCTTTGATGAGGCCCAACTGCTTGaagataacaaacaatatctgCTGAATACTTTGGAT CTTGACGCAATCGAAGTCAAACATACAGACAGTCCTGATACTCCAGAAAAAACGATAGAAGACTGTGCGCCTGGTAGTCCACATGTCAACTTTATTGCGGAACCTGGACTTACAGTGACCTTCACCAACCCCACACCGATGAGTGGATTGTTCACCATTTCTGTGACCCTGGTAGATGGGGATACGGTTGAGAAGATTAAAGCCAAGATCGCTAAAGAGATTAAGGCTATTAAag aCATAAGTGCTCTAAAGCTGTGGCAATATCTTGATCCGGCGTTAGGTCCTCGCAAGATTCCAGTAGCAGGCGATCACGTGACGAAATGCGCGGAACTCGTCAATGGCGATGGTATACGCGTACACGTGGAAGCGTCGCGTATAGAACTCGTTCAGAACGGAACGAATATTGACGTCGGCTTACAGTTTGTGTATACTTatgataagtga